The following proteins come from a genomic window of Chloroflexota bacterium:
- the secE gene encoding preprotein translocase subunit SecE, translated as MNSDNAVIRYLRETRAEIGKVAWPTRQETQNLSLIVIAVTVAMSVLLGLLDFVFASLVQLLLNLIK; from the coding sequence ATGAACAGCGACAACGCGGTGATTCGCTATCTGCGTGAAACGCGCGCGGAGATCGGCAAAGTCGCCTGGCCCACGCGCCAGGAAACGCAAAACCTGAGCCTGATCGTCATCGCCGTGACCGTGGCCATGAGCGTGCTGCTGGGCCTGCTGGATTTTGTGTTTGCGTCGCTGGTTCAGCTGCTGCTGAACCTGATCAAGTAG